A genome region from Diorhabda carinulata isolate Delta chromosome 2, icDioCari1.1, whole genome shotgun sequence includes the following:
- the LOC130903550 gene encoding general odorant-binding protein 19d-like — MRGLKLVFVLIFLIENSLEISLVEQKLKQTTKVLLGNCRAKSGATKEDFEMLRSRQIPSTKSGLCLMECLFEGARIIDNGKFNKDGMITALTPAMKGDASKLQKLNELGKTCESQINNKKLENCQTGEKILECLAKNGNKYGLEIQHNKN; from the exons ATGCGGGGACTAAAACTTG tgTTCGTTCTAATTTTTCTGATCGAAAATTCATTGGAAATTTCGTTAGTTGAGCAAAAATTGAAGCAAACAACTAAAGTTTTACTGGGAAATTGCCGTGCGAAATCCGGCGCTACTAAAGAAGACTTCGAAATGTTACGATCAAGACAAATTCCGTCAACCAAATCTGGACTATGCCTCATGGAATGTTTATTCGAAGGTGCCAGAATCATAGACAATGGAAAATTCAACAAAGACGGTATGATAACCGCCTTAACACCAGCGATGAAAGGAGACGCGTCCAAATTACAAAAACTCAACGAATTGGGAAAAACTTGCGAGAgtcaaataaacaataaaaaattggaaaattgccAAACTGGTGAAAAAATCCTCGAGTGTCTCGCTaagaatggaaataaatatGGTTTAGAGATTCAGCATaacaaaaattga